ATGTTAAATCCAAAATATACATTCGATACATTTGTTATTGGAAGTGGAAATAGATTTGCACATGCTGCATCATTAGCTGTTGCTGAAGCTCCTGCAAAAGCCTATAACCCTTTGTTTATTTATGGAGGGGTAGGTTTAGGGAAAACACACTTAATGCATGCCATTGGCCATTATGTCATTGATCATAACCCTGAAGCGAAGGTTGTTTATTTATCTTCAGAAAAATTTACGAATGAATTTATAAATTCAATTCGTGATAATAAAGCTGTAAATTTTAGGAATAAGTATAGAAATGTTGATGTTCTTTTAATAGATGATATTCAGTTTTTAGCTGGAAAAGAACAAACGCAAGAGGAATTCTTCCATACATTCAATGCTTTGCATGAAGAAGCGAAGCAAATTGTCATTTCTAGTGATCGACCGCCAAAAGAAATACCTACGTTGGAAGACCGATTAAGATCACGTTTTGAATGGGGACTAATTACAGATATTACTCCGCCTGATCTAGAAACGAGAATTGCGATTTTACGCAAAAAAGCTAAGGCAGAGAATTTGGATATTCCAAATGAAGTAATGCTTTACATTGCGAACCAGATCGATACAAACATCCGTGAACTTGAAGGAGCACTCATTCGTGTTGTTGCGTATTCATCCCTTATTAACCAGGATATGAATGCTGATTTAGCAGCTGTTGCCTTGAAAGATATTATTCCAAACTCAAAACCAAAAACCATTACCATCCAAGATGTTCAAAAAGCAGTAGCCGAAGCTTATCATGTAAAAATTGAGGAAATGAAGGCAAAAAAGCGTACGAAGACCGTTGCATATCCTAGACAAATTGCGATGTACTTATCGAGAGAGTTAACAGACAATTCATTACCTAAAATCGGCAGCGAATTTGGAGGACGTGATCATACAACCGTCATTCATGCGCATGAAAAAATTTCTAAATTACTATCATCAGATACAGATTTACAAAGACAAGTTCAAGAAATTACCGATCAGTTAAAAACATAGGATGTGGAGGGTGTGAATAAACTGTGCAAGGTTACCAACAAGTTGTCCACATGTTTATAACCTTGTAAAATATGGCTGTATGTACGGTTATCCACATATTCACAGCCTATATTACTATTACTTCTATTATTTTTATTAAAATATAATTAATATATTCTATTTTTCATTCTCCTAAATTTATAAAATGCTTAATACGAGAAAATAGAAAGTGAGGACCGTGAAAATGAAATTTAAAATTCAACGTGATCAATTTGTACAAAGTGTCCAGCATGTGACTAAAGCAATTTCATCAAGAACAACCATTCCTATACTTACTGGAGTGAAAATTGATGCTACAGAAGAAGGCGTTACTTTAACCGGAAGTGATTCTGATATTTCCATTGAATCGTTTATTCCTGCAATAGATGGAGATGAGCAAAACGTAGAAATAGAAGAAGAAGGCAGTATTGTACTTCAAGCGAAATTTTTTGCTGAGATTGTAAAGAAACTTCCACAGGATACAATCGAATTAAATGTTTCGGATCAATTTACAACAACATTAAAATCTGGAGCTTCAGTATTTAACTTAAACGGTCTTGATCCAGAAGAATATCCAAGACTTCCGCAAATAGAAGAAGAAAATACATTTAAACTACGTACAGACTTATTAAAAAATATTATTCGCCAAACGGTCTTTGCTGTATCGACTGTAGAAACAAGACCAATTTTAACTGGTGTCAACTGGGAGATTGAAGATGGAAGACTTACATGTACAGCAACGGATAGTCACCGTTTAGCAATGAGATATGCCCAAATTGAAACAAATGGTACGGACATCTCCTTTTCTAATGTAGTCATTCCTGGTAAGAGTTTAAATGAACTTAATAAAATTCTGGATGAATCAGAAGAATGGGTAGACATTATTGTTACAGATAACCAAATTTTATTTAAAGCAAAGAACTTATTGTTCTTCTCAAGACTATTAGATGGCAATTACCCTGCTACAAGCAATATGATTCCAAATCATTCAAAAACGGGTGTCAAACTAGATTCAAAAGGGTTTATGCAAGCTATTGAACGTTCACTTCTTTTATCAAAAGAAGGAAAAAATAATGTTGTAAACTTAAAGACCCTTGATCAAGGACACTTAGAAATAACTTCTGTAACACCAGAGGTTGGTAAAGTCACAGAGGACATTGAATCAATCGAATTTTCGGGAGAAGAGCTACGTATTTCATTTAACGGAAAAAATATTATTGATGCCTTAAAAGTCATTGACTCGACAGAGATTCATATTGATTTTACTGGCGCGATGAGCCCATTCGTTTTAAAACCAACTGAACATGAAAATATGCTTCACCTATTCTCTCCAGTAAGAACTTACTAACAACTTATGTCGCAGAAAAACTATCGATTTACTGACAAACTAGAAAATCGATAGTTTTCTTTTTGCTCTTTTAAAATTGGTTGTCCTTATAATAAAAATATTTTTTATTTGGAAGCACATGTTGCTTCTTCCTCTACTAGCATTTGCTACGTAGCTGGATGCGTCGGCGCAGCTCTCAGTGGTTCGAAGAAGCTGTGTTTGTTGCTTCGCTTTCACCTCTAGACATAAGTGCGACATTTGCTCATTCTTCACTATGTTTGAATTCGTAGTGTTTTCTTTGTCACGGGCACGGCATGGGCTTCCCAAAACTCATCTTGCTCGTTTTGGATGATTTTCGACTCGTGATATTCTCGTTGGAGTCTCGCAACATGCTTCAAATTAACCTTAAATATAAGTACTAAAATCCATTTTCATGCTGCATAATGCGAATTACTACGTATGAACTTAAGTAACTTGAGAGTGAGTAAAAAAGTGGAAAAAATTAATACGAAGGTACAACTATGCCCCTTGTTCCACTATATAGGCTCTCTACTCAGCGAATTTGCCTATGAAATAACTATTTAAATTAAGCGTTATACAAAGACTTAATAGGAATATCTCATGTTGGATTGGCGAAAACAGAATAATTTTAGTACAATATAAGTTGTGGATATTTTACATTCATAAATTTAATGAAATGTAGAAAGTGAGTGACACACATTGGAACAAACGGTTCAAATCAACAGTGAATTTATTACTTTAGGACAATTATTAAAAGAATTAGGCGTCATACCTACCGGTGGAGCAGCAAAGTGGTATCTTCAAGACTTCCCTGTCATGATTAATGACGAAGAAGAGACACGGCGCGGTAAAAAGCTTTTTCCCGGCGATAAAGTAGACATTAACGATTTCGGAGTCGTTACGATTGAAAAAGACGTTTGATGTGAGGGATATCATTGCATATTGACGAGTTAACAGTAAGAGATTATCGCAATTATGAAAAAGTGAATTTACAATTTGAAAATAAAGTCAATGTGATTATCGGTGAAAATGCCCAAGGAAAAACGAATTTGATGGAAGCGATCTATGTTTTAGCGATGGCAAAATCACATCGGACATCAAGAGATAAAGAATTAATTCGCTGGGATCAACCGTTTGCCAAGGTGGAAGGTCACTTAACGAATCGAAATGGACCACTTCAAATGGAAGTGGTATTTTCTAATAAAGGGAAGAAGGTCAAACTTAATCAATTAGAAAAAAAGAGGTTAAGTGATTATATCGGAACGTGCAATATCGTCATGTTTGCTCCAGAGGACCTCAACCTCGTAAAAGGTAGTCCTCAAGTACGCAGGCGATTTTTGGACATGGAAATGGGACAAATCCATTCTGTTTACTTGTATTACCTCTCCCAATACCACAAAGTATTAAAGCAGAGAAATCAATGGTTGAAAGATGTTCAACAGAAAAAACTCGAATTTAACGACACAATGCTTTCGGTTATGACAGAACAGCTCATCCAGTCTGCAGTACAAGTGCTTGTTAAGAGGTATGCATTTATTGATAAACTACAAACTTGGGCTGAAGACATTCATCGAGATATAAGTCGAGGGAAAGAAAAACTTCAGATTCAATATGTTCCTTCATGTCACGTATCAGAAGATATGGATTTGTCGACAATGGTAAAGACATTAGAAGAAGTATTTCATAAGAAAAAAGATCAGGAAATTCAACGAGGAACAACACTCGTTGGACCGCATCGAGATGACATCCAATTTTTAGTGAATGATCGTGATATCCAAATGTTTGGTTCACAAGGTCAGCAACGTACAACAGCACTGTCTTTAAAGTTGGCAGAGATCGAGTTAATTCATGAAAAAATTGGGGAGTTTCCGATTCTTTTATTAGATGATGTACTATCGGAGCTAGATGATCACCGTCAGTCTCATTTACTGAATACGATTCAAGGGAAAGTCCAAACATTCGTAACAACAACAAGTGTTGACGGTATTAACCATCAAACATTACGTGAAGCCAATATGTATGTGGTAAATGACGGAAAAGTTGAAATAAAAAAGTGAGGTGGCGGAGATGTTTATTCACTTAGGTGGGGACATGGTACTAAGTTCTAAAAAAATCGTAGCTATTTTAGATCATAACAGTAATGATTTATCACAAGATAACCAAGATTTTATAAAGAGCCATGAAGATGAGAAAAAAACGGTCCCGATATCCGATGATACCCCGAAATCAATAATTATTACAGATGATTATATTTATTTATCTCCAATTTCGTCTCATACACTTAAACGTAGAGCAGAGACGTTTACTGATGCGGAAGATGAGGAGTAAATTTCAATAGATTTTTTAAAGCGTATTATCAGTTTAAGAAGAAATTAATATGCAGTTCAACACTGCATTGAAGTGTAGGTGAAGAAATTGACGGTCGAACAACACTCTTATGATGAAAGTCAAATTCAAGTATTAGAAGGTTTAGAAGCAGTTAGAAAACGTCCAGGGATGTATATTGGTTCAACAAGTGGTCGCGGACTGCATCACCTCGTCTGGGAAATCGTTGATAATAGTATCGATGAAGCAATGGGCGGTTATTGTGATGAAATTACCGTAACAATTGAAGAAGATAATAGTATTACCGTAGAAGATAACGGTCGAGGAATTCCTGTAGGTATTCATGAAAAGATGGGACGCCCTGCAGTTGAAGTCATTATGACTGTCTTGCACGCCGGCGGTAAATTTGGTGGTGGCGGCTATAAAGTTTCAGGTGGACTGCACGGGGTTGGTGCTTCCGTAGTTAATGCATTATCTTCATATTTAGAGGTTTTTGTTCACCTTGATGGACAAGTTCATTATCAAAAATACCTTCGTGGTGTACCAGACGAAGATTTAAAAGTCATCGGTGAAACAGACAAACACGGAACAATGATCCACTTTAAACCAGACCCAGAAATTTTCACAGAAACAACGGAATATGAGTATGATATTCTTGCTAATCGCCTACGCGAGCTAGCTTTCTTAAACCGTGGCTTAACCATCAATATCGTTGATAAAAGAGAAGATGGCAAATCGGCCAACTATTTCTACGAAGGTGGGATCGCTTCGTTTGTTGAGCATTTAAATCGAACGAAGGAACCACTACATGAAACTCCAGTATTTATAGAAGGTCAAAAAGAAGGTATTTCTGTTGAAATCGCGATGCAGTATAACGATGGATTTGCAAGTAACTTATACTCATTTGCAAATAACATTAATACACATGAAGGTGGAACACACGAATCAGGTTTTAAAACAGCACTAACACGTGTTATTAACGACTATGCTCGTAAAAATAATTTATTTAAAGAAACGGATCCAAACCTAGTCGGAGATGATGTGCGAGAAGGTTTAACTGCCATTGTTTCTGTAAAAATTGAAGACCCACAGTTTGAAGGTCAAACTAAGACGAAGCTAGGAAATAGTGAAGCACGTACAATTACTGACTCTCTCTTCAGTGAGAAAATGACCAAGTTTATGGCTGAAAACCCAACTGTAGCCAGGAAAATTGTAGATAAAGGGTTAATGGCAAGCCGGGCAAGAGACGCTGCCAAGAAGGCTCGAGAATTAACTAGACGTAAGTCAGCTCTTGAAGTCAGTTCATTGCCAGGTAAGCTAGCAGATTGTTCAACGAAAGATGCGTCAATTTCTGAACTTTATATTGTTGAGGGAGATTCAGCGGGAGGTTCAGCAAAACAAGGACGTGACCGTCATTTCCAAGCGATCCTTCCTCTAAGAGGTAAAATTATTAACGTTGAAAAATCACGTTTAGATAAAATCCTATCTAATAACGAAGTTCGAGCGATTATTACGGCATTAGGAACTGGTAT
The Bacillus shivajii DNA segment above includes these coding regions:
- the dnaN gene encoding DNA polymerase III subunit beta, producing MKFKIQRDQFVQSVQHVTKAISSRTTIPILTGVKIDATEEGVTLTGSDSDISIESFIPAIDGDEQNVEIEEEGSIVLQAKFFAEIVKKLPQDTIELNVSDQFTTTLKSGASVFNLNGLDPEEYPRLPQIEEENTFKLRTDLLKNIIRQTVFAVSTVETRPILTGVNWEIEDGRLTCTATDSHRLAMRYAQIETNGTDISFSNVVIPGKSLNELNKILDESEEWVDIIVTDNQILFKAKNLLFFSRLLDGNYPATSNMIPNHSKTGVKLDSKGFMQAIERSLLLSKEGKNNVVNLKTLDQGHLEITSVTPEVGKVTEDIESIEFSGEELRISFNGKNIIDALKVIDSTEIHIDFTGAMSPFVLKPTEHENMLHLFSPVRTY
- the yaaA gene encoding S4 domain-containing protein YaaA, whose product is MEQTVQINSEFITLGQLLKELGVIPTGGAAKWYLQDFPVMINDEEETRRGKKLFPGDKVDINDFGVVTIEKDV
- the recF gene encoding DNA replication/repair protein RecF (All proteins in this family for which functions are known are DNA-binding proteins that assist the filamentation of RecA onto DNA for the initiation of recombination or recombinational repair.) translates to MHIDELTVRDYRNYEKVNLQFENKVNVIIGENAQGKTNLMEAIYVLAMAKSHRTSRDKELIRWDQPFAKVEGHLTNRNGPLQMEVVFSNKGKKVKLNQLEKKRLSDYIGTCNIVMFAPEDLNLVKGSPQVRRRFLDMEMGQIHSVYLYYLSQYHKVLKQRNQWLKDVQQKKLEFNDTMLSVMTEQLIQSAVQVLVKRYAFIDKLQTWAEDIHRDISRGKEKLQIQYVPSCHVSEDMDLSTMVKTLEEVFHKKKDQEIQRGTTLVGPHRDDIQFLVNDRDIQMFGSQGQQRTTALSLKLAEIELIHEKIGEFPILLLDDVLSELDDHRQSHLLNTIQGKVQTFVTTTSVDGINHQTLREANMYVVNDGKVEIKK
- the remB gene encoding extracellular matrix regulator RemB; this translates as MFIHLGGDMVLSSKKIVAILDHNSNDLSQDNQDFIKSHEDEKKTVPISDDTPKSIIITDDYIYLSPISSHTLKRRAETFTDAEDEE
- the gyrB gene encoding DNA topoisomerase (ATP-hydrolyzing) subunit B, which gives rise to MTVEQHSYDESQIQVLEGLEAVRKRPGMYIGSTSGRGLHHLVWEIVDNSIDEAMGGYCDEITVTIEEDNSITVEDNGRGIPVGIHEKMGRPAVEVIMTVLHAGGKFGGGGYKVSGGLHGVGASVVNALSSYLEVFVHLDGQVHYQKYLRGVPDEDLKVIGETDKHGTMIHFKPDPEIFTETTEYEYDILANRLRELAFLNRGLTINIVDKREDGKSANYFYEGGIASFVEHLNRTKEPLHETPVFIEGQKEGISVEIAMQYNDGFASNLYSFANNINTHEGGTHESGFKTALTRVINDYARKNNLFKETDPNLVGDDVREGLTAIVSVKIEDPQFEGQTKTKLGNSEARTITDSLFSEKMTKFMAENPTVARKIVDKGLMASRARDAAKKARELTRRKSALEVSSLPGKLADCSTKDASISELYIVEGDSAGGSAKQGRDRHFQAILPLRGKIINVEKSRLDKILSNNEVRAIITALGTGIGDDFDITKARYHKLIIMTDADVDGAHIRTLLLTFFYRYMRPLIEEGYVYIAQPPLYKIQQGKQIHYAYNDKEMERILSTLSESPKPGLQRYKGLGEMNPTQLWETTMDPAMRTVLQVTLADAMVADEVFETLMGDKVEPRRDFIQENAHYVKNLDI